A single region of the Myripristis murdjan chromosome 3, fMyrMur1.1, whole genome shotgun sequence genome encodes:
- the LOC115356959 gene encoding nuclear receptor ROR-alpha A-like: MYFVISAMKAQIEIIPCKICGDKSSGIHYGVITCEGCKGFFRRSQQSNASYSCPRQKNCLIDRTSRNRCQHCRLQKCLAVGMSRDAVKFGRMSKKQRDSLYAEVQKHRLQQQQQQQGGLLLSHPGLSGPVPGEAEPLSPSYSLTAAGLTELQDELGGYMEQHSPEAGSASSKVWGVAGFYLDIQPSPDQSGLDINGIKPEPLCDYGSGNGFLPYCSFSNGETSPTVSMAELEHLAQNISKSHVETCQYLREELQQLSWQAFLQDEVDGYQSKPREVMWQLCAIKITEAIQYVVEFAKRIDGFMELCQNDQIVLLKAGSLEVVFVRMCRAFDTQNNTVYFDGKYAGPDVFKALGCDDLITSVFDFAKSMCSLHLSEDEIALFSAFVLLSADRTWLQEKLQVEKLQQKTQLALQHVLQKNQREDGILSKLRCKVSALRSLCARHSENLSAFRAVYPDIVRSHFPPLYKELFGPDMEQALPAEG, encoded by the exons ctcaaaTTGAAATCATTCCCTGTAAGATCTGTGGAGATAAATCTTCAGGGATCCACTACGGGGTGATCACCTGCGAGGGCTGCAAG gGTTTCTTCAGACGCAGTCAGCAGAGTAACGCCTCCTACTCCTGTCCTCGCCAGAAAAACTGTCTGATCGACCGGACGAGCCGCAACCGCTGCCAGCACTGCCGCCTGCAGAAGTGTCTGGCTGTGGGCATGTCCCGAgacg ccGTGAAGTTCGGCCGCATGTCCAAGAAGCAGCGGGACAGCCTGTACGCCGAGGTGCAGAAGCaccggctgcagcagcagcagcagcagcagggcggCCTCCTGCTGTCCCACCCCGGCCTGAGCGGGCCGGTCCCGGGCGAGGCCGAGCCGCTGTCCCCCTCCTACAGCCTGACCGCCGCCGGCCTGACGGAGCTGCAGGACGAGCTGGGAGGATACATGGAGCAGCACTCGCCGGAGGCAGGCTCCGCCTCCTCCAAGGTCT ggggcgtgGCCGGGTTCTACCTGGACATCCAGCCGTCTCCCGACCAATCAGGATTGGACATCAACGGCATCAAACCGGAGCCGCTGTGCGACTACGGATCCGGTAACGGCTTCCTCCCGTACTGCTCCTTCAGCAACGGAGAGACGTCGCCCACCGTCTCCATGGCCGAGCTag AACACCTGGCGCAGAACATCTCCAAGTCGCACGTGGAGACGTGTCAGTACCTGAGGGAGGAGCTCCAGCAGCTGAGCTGGCAGGCCTTCCTGCAGGACGAGGTGGACGGCTACCAGAGCAAG CCGCGGGaggtgatgtggcagctctgcgCCATCAAGATCACCGAGGCCATCCAGTACGTGGTCGAGTTCGCCAAACGCATCGACGGCTTCATGGAGCTCTGCCAGAACGACCAGATCGTCCTGCTGAAGGCCG GCTCTCTGGAGGTCGTCTTCGTCCGGATGTGTCGGGCGTTCGACACGCAGAACAACACCGTCTACTTCGACGGCAAATACGCAGGACCCGACGTCTTCAAGGCAttag gctGTGATGACTTGATCACGTCGGTGTTTGACTTTGCAAAGAGCATGTGCTCGCTACACCTGTCAGAGGACGAGATCGCTCTGTTCTCCGCCTTCGTGCTGCTGTCTGCAG accgcACGTGGCTGCAGGAGAAGCTGCAGgtggagaagctgcagcagaagaCGCAGCTGGCTCTGCAGCACGTCCTGCAGAAGAACCAGAGGGAGGACGGCATCCTGAgcaag TTGAGGTGTAAGGTGTCAGCGTTGCGTTCGCTGTGTGCTCGTCATTCAGAGAACTTGTCGGCGTTCCGGGCGGTGTATCCGGACATCGTGCGTTCCCACTTCCCTCCGCTCTACAAGGAGCTGTTCGGCCCTGACATGGAGCAGGCGCTGCCGGCGGAGGGATAG